A stretch of the Corythoichthys intestinalis isolate RoL2023-P3 chromosome 22, ASM3026506v1, whole genome shotgun sequence genome encodes the following:
- the si:ch211-13c6.2 gene encoding eukaryotic translation initiation factor 3 subunit A isoform X1, whose protein sequence is MDDLTTPYDDDSAIEFIDCSVCEISLRGHNLYKIHVTTSGHLKKEDAAIAAGVMVREQMVPKFQDILEYVDYLKLDEPVIGLNFLEEEPSMHADRYNIGPRYTCTLCNTSGSSPEMIHHVIGRKHRQKYIETKRPDLVTWEKHSNFTQMGKIIRTRAEIIARQDGSGYPVPMKKSKNTGKLPTKVPPWLRQNEDTLNSSGPHHQNQDFRGSHPRGSIPSLLNIPPLHPARAPSLNVADSRQTTNPWERQLARGDDWERGPHHGKGLDPDSYLDNAVTRSHHEPSNETRRGWDQPAEGYGEPGTNKNFFSEKVQLQFQPSLSDNQGDQRHWSSDKDPILKLGSSNPKPPTRNVRSPPDHPDGNFIDYRHGARQAESLSAGPDNSRTPSQDFGGMLDIPESFRRFMSGPADNEASSKRKRKSRFSDATPEEVESANQMFSNRPPDAKLRNPLRSDVETVQQGTRGTFRHLNQFSQTKQQNSPMGLQMSSKHSHGQTLRQDSDFRRAENVYGREHNYGEGNWTNMRDAQELYKQGHREAGGYEENAGQEEIYSARRLEEQVLQNDCFERGAQETDRFQRGALETDRFQRGALETDRFQRGALETDRFLIGAQDTDRFQRGAQQTGRGAHQTDRDERSAQQADRDERGAQQTDRFGRGAQQADRFGRGAQQIDRYEGGAHQTDRFGRGAHQTDRFGRGAHQADRFGRGAQQADRFGRGAQQADRYEGGAQQTDRYEGGAQQTDRYEGGAQQGDRYEEGAQQGDRYEGGSQQTDRYDRSAQQTDRFGRGAQQADRFGRGAQQADRFGRGAQQADRFGRGAQQADRFGRGAQQADRFGRGAQQADRFGRGAQQAERYDRGAQQADRFERGTQQSNRCERDSQQVDHYERGAQQVDSSHGSAWLPDRSQGDARRPDRSQGVTRWADRFENEAQEPDRFEGGAQQQIQQGDLQTGSQGFYNSHLPPLDVESDATYQNTQYTNKLEKLKSTILQYMARN, encoded by the exons ATGGACGATTTGACAACTCCGTACGACGATGACTCGGCGATAGAGTTCATTGATTGTTCG GTGTGCGAAATATCATTGAGGGGCCATAATTTGTATAAAATACACGTGACGACGTCGGGACACTTAAAG AAAGAGGATGCCGCCATCGCCGCGG GTGTCATGGTTCGGGAACAAATGGTGCCCAAATTCCAGGATATTTTGGAATACGTCGATTACCTGAAGCTCGACGAGCCAGTCATCG GTTTAAACTTTTTGGAGGAGGAGCCAAGCATGCATGCCGACCGTTACAATATAGGCCCCCGATACACGTGCACGCTGTGTAATACCTCCGGCTCCTCACCGGAAATGATCCATCACGTGATTGGGCGGAAACACAGGCAGAAATACATT GAGACAAAGCGTCCAGATCTGGTGACATGGGAGAAACATTCGAATTTTACGCAAATGGGAAAGATTATTCGCACTAGAGCGGAGATCATCGCCAGGCAGGATGGAAGCGGATATCCCGTG CCAATGAAGAAAAGTAAGAACACAGGAAAATTACCGACAAAAG TTCCCCCATGGCTGAGGCAGAATGAAGACACCCTTAACTCCTCAGGCCCGCATCACCAGAACCAGGATTTTCGAGGCTCGCACCCCAGGGGTTCTATCCCGAGCCTCCTGAACATACCCCCCTTGCACCCGGCCAGGGCTCCCTCACTAAACGTGGCTGATAGCAGACAGACAACGAACCCGTGGGAGCGGCAGCTAGCGAGGGGTGACGACTGGGAGAGAGGTCCTCACCACGGAAAAGGCTTGGACCCGGATAGTTATCTGGATAACGCTGTCACAAGAAGTCATCACGAGCCCAGTAACGAGACACGACGGGGTTGGGATCAACCTGCCGAAGGTTACGGGGAGCCAggaacaaacaaaaactttttctcaGAGAAAGTACAGCTGCAGTTTCAGCCCAGTCTTTCGGATAATCAAGGAGATCAGCGGCACTGGTCTTCTGACAAGGATCCGATCCTAAAACTCGGCTCGAGCAATCCGAAACCCCCTACGAGGAATGTCCGCTCACCTCCGGACCACCCTGATGGGAATTTTATAGACTACCGTCACGGAGCGCGACAAGCAGAGTCGCTTTCGGCCGGTCCCGACAATTCCCGCACCCCTTCACAAGATTTCGGTGGCATGCTGGACATCCCGGAGTCTTTCCGCCGTTTCATGAGTGGCCCCGCCGACAATGAGGCGTCCTCGAAACGCAAAAGAAAGAGTCGCTTCTCAGACGCCACACCCGAAGAAGTGGAGTCGGCCAACCAGAT GTTCAGCAACCGTCCCCCAGATGCCAAACTCAGAAATCCTCTGAGATCAGACGTTGAAACGGTACAGCAGGGGACTCGCGGAACTTTCCGTCATCTGAACCAATTTTCACAAACAAAG CAGCAAAACAGTCCCATGGGACTGCAGATGTCTTCAAAACACTCTCACGGTCAAACACTCCGGCAAGATTCCGACTTTAGAAGAGCCGAAAACGTCTACGGGAGGGAACACAACTATGGAGAGGGAAACTGGACCAACATGCGCGATGCCCAAGAGTTGTACAAACAAGGACACAGAGAGGCCGGAGGGTATGAGG AAAATGCCGGTCAGGAAGAAATATACTCTGCACGTCGTTTGGAAGAGCAAGTGCTGCAGAATGACTGCTTTGAAAGGGGCGCGCAAGAGACCGACCGCTTCCAAAGAGGCGCGCTTGAGACCGACCGCTTCCAAAGAGGCGCGCTTGAGACCGACCGCTTCCAAAGAGGCGCGCTTGAGACTGACCGCTTCCTAATAGGTGCGCAGGACACCGACCGCTTTCAAAGAGGCGCGCAGCAGACCGGAAGAGGCGCACACCAGACCGACCGTGACGAAAGAAGCGCTCAACAGGCCGACCGCGACGAAAGAGGCGCGCAACAGACCGACCGCTTCGGAAGAGGTGCCCAGCAGGCTGACCGCTTTGGAAGGGGCGCGCAGCAGATTGACCGCTACGAAGGAGGCGCCCATCAGACCGACCGCTTCGGAAGAGGCGCCCATCAGACTGACCGCTTCGGAAGAGGCGCCCATCAGGCCGACCGCTTCGGAAGGGGCGCCCAACAGGCCGACCGCTTCGGAAGGGGCGCGCAGCAGGCCGACCGCTACGAAGGAGGCGCGCAACAGACCGACCGCTACGAAGGAGGCGCGCAACAGACCGACCGCTACGAAGGAGGCGCGCAACAGGGCGACCGCTACGAAGAAGGCGCGCAACAGGGCGACCGCTACGAAGGAGGCTCGCAGCAGACCGACCGCTACGATAGAAGCGCGCAGCAGACCGACCGCTTCGGAAGAGGCGCCCAACAGGCCGACCGCTTCGGAAGAGGCGCCCAACAGGCCGACCGCTTCGGAAGAGGCGCCCAACAGGCCGACCGCTTCGGAAGAGGCGCCCAACAGGCCGACCGCTTCGGAAGAGGCGCCCAACAGGCCGACCGCTTCGGAAGAGGCGCCCAACAGGCCGACCGCTTCGGAAGAGGCGCCCAACAGGCCGAGCGCTACGATAGAGGCGCGCAGCAGGCCGACCGCTTCGAAAGGGGCACTCAGCAGTCCAACCGCTGCGAAAGAGACTCGCAGCAGGTCGACCACTACGAAAGAGGCGCCCAGCAGGTCGACAGCTCCCATGGAAGCGCCTGGCTGCCCGACCGCTCCCAAGGGGATGCCAGACGGCCCGACCGCTCGCAAGGCGTCACCCGGTGGGCTGACCGCTTTGAAAATGAGGCCCAAGAGCCCGACCGCTTCGAAGGAGGCGCTCAGCAGCAGATCCAGCAGGGTGACCTCCAAACAGGCTCTCAGGGGTTTTACAATTCTCACTTGCCACCCTTGGATGTAGAGAGCGACGCCACTTACCAGAACACTCAGTATACCAATAAATTGGAAAaactcaaatccactatcctgcAATACATGGCCAGGAATTAA
- the si:ch211-13c6.2 gene encoding eukaryotic translation initiation factor 3 subunit A isoform X2, with the protein MDDLTTPYDDDSAIEFIDCSVCEISLRGHNLYKIHVTTSGHLKKEDAAIAAGVMVREQMVPKFQDILEYVDYLKLDEPVIGLNFLEEEPSMHADRYNIGPRYTCTLCNTSGSSPEMIHHVIGRKHRQKYIETKRPDLVTWEKHSNFTQMGKIIRTRAEIIARQDGSGYPVPMKKSKNTGKLPTKVPPWLRQNEDTLNSSGPHHQNQDFRGSHPRGSIPSLLNIPPLHPARAPSLNVADSRQTTNPWERQLARGDDWERGPHHGKGLDPDSYLDNAVTRSHHEPSNETRRGWDQPAEGYGEPGTNKNFFSEKVQLQFQPSLSDNQGDQRHWSSDKDPILKLGSSNPKPPTRNVRSPPDHPDGNFIDYRHGARQAESLSAGPDNSRTPSQDFGGMLDIPESFRRFMSGPADNEASSKRKRKSRFSDATPEEVESANQMFSNRPPDAKLRNPLRSDVETVQQGTRGTFRHLNQFSQTKQNSPMGLQMSSKHSHGQTLRQDSDFRRAENVYGREHNYGEGNWTNMRDAQELYKQGHREAGGYEENAGQEEIYSARRLEEQVLQNDCFERGAQETDRFQRGALETDRFQRGALETDRFQRGALETDRFLIGAQDTDRFQRGAQQTGRGAHQTDRDERSAQQADRDERGAQQTDRFGRGAQQADRFGRGAQQIDRYEGGAHQTDRFGRGAHQTDRFGRGAHQADRFGRGAQQADRFGRGAQQADRYEGGAQQTDRYEGGAQQTDRYEGGAQQGDRYEEGAQQGDRYEGGSQQTDRYDRSAQQTDRFGRGAQQADRFGRGAQQADRFGRGAQQADRFGRGAQQADRFGRGAQQADRFGRGAQQADRFGRGAQQAERYDRGAQQADRFERGTQQSNRCERDSQQVDHYERGAQQVDSSHGSAWLPDRSQGDARRPDRSQGVTRWADRFENEAQEPDRFEGGAQQQIQQGDLQTGSQGFYNSHLPPLDVESDATYQNTQYTNKLEKLKSTILQYMARN; encoded by the exons ATGGACGATTTGACAACTCCGTACGACGATGACTCGGCGATAGAGTTCATTGATTGTTCG GTGTGCGAAATATCATTGAGGGGCCATAATTTGTATAAAATACACGTGACGACGTCGGGACACTTAAAG AAAGAGGATGCCGCCATCGCCGCGG GTGTCATGGTTCGGGAACAAATGGTGCCCAAATTCCAGGATATTTTGGAATACGTCGATTACCTGAAGCTCGACGAGCCAGTCATCG GTTTAAACTTTTTGGAGGAGGAGCCAAGCATGCATGCCGACCGTTACAATATAGGCCCCCGATACACGTGCACGCTGTGTAATACCTCCGGCTCCTCACCGGAAATGATCCATCACGTGATTGGGCGGAAACACAGGCAGAAATACATT GAGACAAAGCGTCCAGATCTGGTGACATGGGAGAAACATTCGAATTTTACGCAAATGGGAAAGATTATTCGCACTAGAGCGGAGATCATCGCCAGGCAGGATGGAAGCGGATATCCCGTG CCAATGAAGAAAAGTAAGAACACAGGAAAATTACCGACAAAAG TTCCCCCATGGCTGAGGCAGAATGAAGACACCCTTAACTCCTCAGGCCCGCATCACCAGAACCAGGATTTTCGAGGCTCGCACCCCAGGGGTTCTATCCCGAGCCTCCTGAACATACCCCCCTTGCACCCGGCCAGGGCTCCCTCACTAAACGTGGCTGATAGCAGACAGACAACGAACCCGTGGGAGCGGCAGCTAGCGAGGGGTGACGACTGGGAGAGAGGTCCTCACCACGGAAAAGGCTTGGACCCGGATAGTTATCTGGATAACGCTGTCACAAGAAGTCATCACGAGCCCAGTAACGAGACACGACGGGGTTGGGATCAACCTGCCGAAGGTTACGGGGAGCCAggaacaaacaaaaactttttctcaGAGAAAGTACAGCTGCAGTTTCAGCCCAGTCTTTCGGATAATCAAGGAGATCAGCGGCACTGGTCTTCTGACAAGGATCCGATCCTAAAACTCGGCTCGAGCAATCCGAAACCCCCTACGAGGAATGTCCGCTCACCTCCGGACCACCCTGATGGGAATTTTATAGACTACCGTCACGGAGCGCGACAAGCAGAGTCGCTTTCGGCCGGTCCCGACAATTCCCGCACCCCTTCACAAGATTTCGGTGGCATGCTGGACATCCCGGAGTCTTTCCGCCGTTTCATGAGTGGCCCCGCCGACAATGAGGCGTCCTCGAAACGCAAAAGAAAGAGTCGCTTCTCAGACGCCACACCCGAAGAAGTGGAGTCGGCCAACCAGAT GTTCAGCAACCGTCCCCCAGATGCCAAACTCAGAAATCCTCTGAGATCAGACGTTGAAACGGTACAGCAGGGGACTCGCGGAACTTTCCGTCATCTGAACCAATTTTCACAAACAAAG CAAAACAGTCCCATGGGACTGCAGATGTCTTCAAAACACTCTCACGGTCAAACACTCCGGCAAGATTCCGACTTTAGAAGAGCCGAAAACGTCTACGGGAGGGAACACAACTATGGAGAGGGAAACTGGACCAACATGCGCGATGCCCAAGAGTTGTACAAACAAGGACACAGAGAGGCCGGAGGGTATGAGG AAAATGCCGGTCAGGAAGAAATATACTCTGCACGTCGTTTGGAAGAGCAAGTGCTGCAGAATGACTGCTTTGAAAGGGGCGCGCAAGAGACCGACCGCTTCCAAAGAGGCGCGCTTGAGACCGACCGCTTCCAAAGAGGCGCGCTTGAGACCGACCGCTTCCAAAGAGGCGCGCTTGAGACTGACCGCTTCCTAATAGGTGCGCAGGACACCGACCGCTTTCAAAGAGGCGCGCAGCAGACCGGAAGAGGCGCACACCAGACCGACCGTGACGAAAGAAGCGCTCAACAGGCCGACCGCGACGAAAGAGGCGCGCAACAGACCGACCGCTTCGGAAGAGGTGCCCAGCAGGCTGACCGCTTTGGAAGGGGCGCGCAGCAGATTGACCGCTACGAAGGAGGCGCCCATCAGACCGACCGCTTCGGAAGAGGCGCCCATCAGACTGACCGCTTCGGAAGAGGCGCCCATCAGGCCGACCGCTTCGGAAGGGGCGCCCAACAGGCCGACCGCTTCGGAAGGGGCGCGCAGCAGGCCGACCGCTACGAAGGAGGCGCGCAACAGACCGACCGCTACGAAGGAGGCGCGCAACAGACCGACCGCTACGAAGGAGGCGCGCAACAGGGCGACCGCTACGAAGAAGGCGCGCAACAGGGCGACCGCTACGAAGGAGGCTCGCAGCAGACCGACCGCTACGATAGAAGCGCGCAGCAGACCGACCGCTTCGGAAGAGGCGCCCAACAGGCCGACCGCTTCGGAAGAGGCGCCCAACAGGCCGACCGCTTCGGAAGAGGCGCCCAACAGGCCGACCGCTTCGGAAGAGGCGCCCAACAGGCCGACCGCTTCGGAAGAGGCGCCCAACAGGCCGACCGCTTCGGAAGAGGCGCCCAACAGGCCGACCGCTTCGGAAGAGGCGCCCAACAGGCCGAGCGCTACGATAGAGGCGCGCAGCAGGCCGACCGCTTCGAAAGGGGCACTCAGCAGTCCAACCGCTGCGAAAGAGACTCGCAGCAGGTCGACCACTACGAAAGAGGCGCCCAGCAGGTCGACAGCTCCCATGGAAGCGCCTGGCTGCCCGACCGCTCCCAAGGGGATGCCAGACGGCCCGACCGCTCGCAAGGCGTCACCCGGTGGGCTGACCGCTTTGAAAATGAGGCCCAAGAGCCCGACCGCTTCGAAGGAGGCGCTCAGCAGCAGATCCAGCAGGGTGACCTCCAAACAGGCTCTCAGGGGTTTTACAATTCTCACTTGCCACCCTTGGATGTAGAGAGCGACGCCACTTACCAGAACACTCAGTATACCAATAAATTGGAAAaactcaaatccactatcctgcAATACATGGCCAGGAATTAA
- the si:ch211-13c6.2 gene encoding eukaryotic translation initiation factor 3 subunit A isoform X3, with product MPGLQKTTGSSSKGVMVREQMVPKFQDILEYVDYLKLDEPVIGLNFLEEEPSMHADRYNIGPRYTCTLCNTSGSSPEMIHHVIGRKHRQKYIETKRPDLVTWEKHSNFTQMGKIIRTRAEIIARQDGSGYPVPMKKSKNTGKLPTKVPPWLRQNEDTLNSSGPHHQNQDFRGSHPRGSIPSLLNIPPLHPARAPSLNVADSRQTTNPWERQLARGDDWERGPHHGKGLDPDSYLDNAVTRSHHEPSNETRRGWDQPAEGYGEPGTNKNFFSEKVQLQFQPSLSDNQGDQRHWSSDKDPILKLGSSNPKPPTRNVRSPPDHPDGNFIDYRHGARQAESLSAGPDNSRTPSQDFGGMLDIPESFRRFMSGPADNEASSKRKRKSRFSDATPEEVESANQMFSNRPPDAKLRNPLRSDVETVQQGTRGTFRHLNQFSQTKQQNSPMGLQMSSKHSHGQTLRQDSDFRRAENVYGREHNYGEGNWTNMRDAQELYKQGHREAGGYEENAGQEEIYSARRLEEQVLQNDCFERGAQETDRFQRGALETDRFQRGALETDRFQRGALETDRFLIGAQDTDRFQRGAQQTGRGAHQTDRDERSAQQADRDERGAQQTDRFGRGAQQADRFGRGAQQIDRYEGGAHQTDRFGRGAHQTDRFGRGAHQADRFGRGAQQADRFGRGAQQADRYEGGAQQTDRYEGGAQQTDRYEGGAQQGDRYEEGAQQGDRYEGGSQQTDRYDRSAQQTDRFGRGAQQADRFGRGAQQADRFGRGAQQADRFGRGAQQADRFGRGAQQADRFGRGAQQADRFGRGAQQAERYDRGAQQADRFERGTQQSNRCERDSQQVDHYERGAQQVDSSHGSAWLPDRSQGDARRPDRSQGVTRWADRFENEAQEPDRFEGGAQQQIQQGDLQTGSQGFYNSHLPPLDVESDATYQNTQYTNKLEKLKSTILQYMARN from the exons GTGTCATGGTTCGGGAACAAATGGTGCCCAAATTCCAGGATATTTTGGAATACGTCGATTACCTGAAGCTCGACGAGCCAGTCATCG GTTTAAACTTTTTGGAGGAGGAGCCAAGCATGCATGCCGACCGTTACAATATAGGCCCCCGATACACGTGCACGCTGTGTAATACCTCCGGCTCCTCACCGGAAATGATCCATCACGTGATTGGGCGGAAACACAGGCAGAAATACATT GAGACAAAGCGTCCAGATCTGGTGACATGGGAGAAACATTCGAATTTTACGCAAATGGGAAAGATTATTCGCACTAGAGCGGAGATCATCGCCAGGCAGGATGGAAGCGGATATCCCGTG CCAATGAAGAAAAGTAAGAACACAGGAAAATTACCGACAAAAG TTCCCCCATGGCTGAGGCAGAATGAAGACACCCTTAACTCCTCAGGCCCGCATCACCAGAACCAGGATTTTCGAGGCTCGCACCCCAGGGGTTCTATCCCGAGCCTCCTGAACATACCCCCCTTGCACCCGGCCAGGGCTCCCTCACTAAACGTGGCTGATAGCAGACAGACAACGAACCCGTGGGAGCGGCAGCTAGCGAGGGGTGACGACTGGGAGAGAGGTCCTCACCACGGAAAAGGCTTGGACCCGGATAGTTATCTGGATAACGCTGTCACAAGAAGTCATCACGAGCCCAGTAACGAGACACGACGGGGTTGGGATCAACCTGCCGAAGGTTACGGGGAGCCAggaacaaacaaaaactttttctcaGAGAAAGTACAGCTGCAGTTTCAGCCCAGTCTTTCGGATAATCAAGGAGATCAGCGGCACTGGTCTTCTGACAAGGATCCGATCCTAAAACTCGGCTCGAGCAATCCGAAACCCCCTACGAGGAATGTCCGCTCACCTCCGGACCACCCTGATGGGAATTTTATAGACTACCGTCACGGAGCGCGACAAGCAGAGTCGCTTTCGGCCGGTCCCGACAATTCCCGCACCCCTTCACAAGATTTCGGTGGCATGCTGGACATCCCGGAGTCTTTCCGCCGTTTCATGAGTGGCCCCGCCGACAATGAGGCGTCCTCGAAACGCAAAAGAAAGAGTCGCTTCTCAGACGCCACACCCGAAGAAGTGGAGTCGGCCAACCAGAT GTTCAGCAACCGTCCCCCAGATGCCAAACTCAGAAATCCTCTGAGATCAGACGTTGAAACGGTACAGCAGGGGACTCGCGGAACTTTCCGTCATCTGAACCAATTTTCACAAACAAAG CAGCAAAACAGTCCCATGGGACTGCAGATGTCTTCAAAACACTCTCACGGTCAAACACTCCGGCAAGATTCCGACTTTAGAAGAGCCGAAAACGTCTACGGGAGGGAACACAACTATGGAGAGGGAAACTGGACCAACATGCGCGATGCCCAAGAGTTGTACAAACAAGGACACAGAGAGGCCGGAGGGTATGAGG AAAATGCCGGTCAGGAAGAAATATACTCTGCACGTCGTTTGGAAGAGCAAGTGCTGCAGAATGACTGCTTTGAAAGGGGCGCGCAAGAGACCGACCGCTTCCAAAGAGGCGCGCTTGAGACCGACCGCTTCCAAAGAGGCGCGCTTGAGACCGACCGCTTCCAAAGAGGCGCGCTTGAGACTGACCGCTTCCTAATAGGTGCGCAGGACACCGACCGCTTTCAAAGAGGCGCGCAGCAGACCGGAAGAGGCGCACACCAGACCGACCGTGACGAAAGAAGCGCTCAACAGGCCGACCGCGACGAAAGAGGCGCGCAACAGACCGACCGCTTCGGAAGAGGTGCCCAGCAGGCTGACCGCTTTGGAAGGGGCGCGCAGCAGATTGACCGCTACGAAGGAGGCGCCCATCAGACCGACCGCTTCGGAAGAGGCGCCCATCAGACTGACCGCTTCGGAAGAGGCGCCCATCAGGCCGACCGCTTCGGAAGGGGCGCCCAACAGGCCGACCGCTTCGGAAGGGGCGCGCAGCAGGCCGACCGCTACGAAGGAGGCGCGCAACAGACCGACCGCTACGAAGGAGGCGCGCAACAGACCGACCGCTACGAAGGAGGCGCGCAACAGGGCGACCGCTACGAAGAAGGCGCGCAACAGGGCGACCGCTACGAAGGAGGCTCGCAGCAGACCGACCGCTACGATAGAAGCGCGCAGCAGACCGACCGCTTCGGAAGAGGCGCCCAACAGGCCGACCGCTTCGGAAGAGGCGCCCAACAGGCCGACCGCTTCGGAAGAGGCGCCCAACAGGCCGACCGCTTCGGAAGAGGCGCCCAACAGGCCGACCGCTTCGGAAGAGGCGCCCAACAGGCCGACCGCTTCGGAAGAGGCGCCCAACAGGCCGACCGCTTCGGAAGAGGCGCCCAACAGGCCGAGCGCTACGATAGAGGCGCGCAGCAGGCCGACCGCTTCGAAAGGGGCACTCAGCAGTCCAACCGCTGCGAAAGAGACTCGCAGCAGGTCGACCACTACGAAAGAGGCGCCCAGCAGGTCGACAGCTCCCATGGAAGCGCCTGGCTGCCCGACCGCTCCCAAGGGGATGCCAGACGGCCCGACCGCTCGCAAGGCGTCACCCGGTGGGCTGACCGCTTTGAAAATGAGGCCCAAGAGCCCGACCGCTTCGAAGGAGGCGCTCAGCAGCAGATCCAGCAGGGTGACCTCCAAACAGGCTCTCAGGGGTTTTACAATTCTCACTTGCCACCCTTGGATGTAGAGAGCGACGCCACTTACCAGAACACTCAGTATACCAATAAATTGGAAAaactcaaatccactatcctgcAATACATGGCCAGGAATTAA